From Trichomycterus rosablanca isolate fTriRos1 chromosome 18, fTriRos1.hap1, whole genome shotgun sequence, the proteins below share one genomic window:
- the mis18a gene encoding protein Mis18-alpha, whose amino-acid sequence MAGKVEMNRAEDTYVVSDETSEVADGSTKVEEDGEADAPAVFLCGKCKLPLGDSLCWAGSDDETNQILLRRVNENIAIGKDPFVCCTKSEQGCLVVNLTCRGCSTNLGLMYTSTPKSLDYKRSLFCFSVENIESYVLGSPNQQVAALDQEERPVTLEYQDNVELQISQIKSLAVTIGQRLLEIEMDLQCKSES is encoded by the exons ATGGCGGGGAAGGTGGAGATGAACCGAGCCGAGGACACGTACGTGGTTTCAGACGAGACCTCGGAGGTGGCGGACGGCAGCACTAAGGTGGAGGAGGATGGAGAAGCCGACGCTCCGGCTGTTTTCCTCTGCGGGAAGTGTAAGCTGCCGCTCGGGGACTCGCTGTGCTGGGCCGGGAGCGACGACGAGACCAATCAGATTCTGCTCAGGA GGGTTAACGAGAACATCGCGATTGGCAAAGATCCTTTCGTCTGCTGCACAAAGAGTGAACAAGGCTG CCTTGTGGTAAATCTCACCTGTCGCGGATGCTCCACGAATCTCGGACTCATGTACACATCCACCCCAAAGTCCCTGGACTACAAGAGGTCCCTCTTTTGCTTCAGTGTTGAAAATATTGAAAG TTATGTTCTAGGCTCCCCTAACCAGCAGGTGGCAGCGCTGGACCAGGAAGAAAGACCAGTGACGTTAGAATACCAGGACAACGTGGAGCTCCAGATAAGCCAG atCAAATCTCTGGCAGTTACAATAGGACAGCGGCTCCTGGAGATCGAGATGGACCTTCAGTGCAAGTCGGAGAGCTAA